AGTCGAGCGGGGTCGTCCTCTTTCCCGGAGGATTCGGGACGATGGACGAGGCGTTCGAGGTGCTGACCCTGCTGCAGACGGGCAAGACCCACCCGTTCCCCGTCGTGCTGGTGGACGTCCCCGGCGGGAATTACTGGGCCACGTGGCGCGGGTTCCTGGAGGAGGACCTGTGGAAGGCGGAGATGATCTCCGCAGAGGATTTTTCCCTGTTCCGGATCACCTCGAGCGTGGAGGAAGCCGTTCAGGAGATCCTTGGGTTCTACCGGGTGTTCCACAGCGCGCGGTATGTGGGCCCGGAACTGGTGATCCGCCTGCGGGAGCCGCTCCCCCCCGGCGCGCCCGCGA
This DNA window, taken from Deltaproteobacteria bacterium, encodes the following:
- a CDS encoding LOG family protein, which produces SSGVVLFPGGFGTMDEAFEVLTLLQTGKTHPFPVVLVDVPGGNYWATWRGFLEEDLWKAEMISAEDFSLFRITSSVEEAVQEILGFYRVFHSARYVGPELVIRLREPLPPGAPAILEDEFPDLLEEGGFTLGAALPEEADEPEIAGLPRIRFRFNGRNHGLLRRLIDRINGYASTEPKASG